The window GGGATGGTACGCAATTCGGGATCTCTTTTGATCCTCTGACAGCAATCAAGGCCTCCGGTAGGCGGCAACGAAAAGGAAAGATAGACCAGGTCCGGTCTTTCGTTGCGCACCATCGCCAAGGCTGTATCGCAATCGTCGGCCTCAAGGATTTCAGCTGGAGTTTTTTGCAGGAACTGGCTTTCTATGGCCCGGAAAAACCGAGAATCATCCGCCAGAAGGATACTTAACTTAGTCATTATGGCCCCCCACAATCAGACAAAAAAACACTTAACAAGCAATCTATGTTCCAAAACAACGGCGCAAGGCCGTACCCACTGAGACGGCAATATCAACGAACTCAACACCATAGCCGAGAGGAAAACCCTCTTTAATAATGGAGCCATTGGCATTCGCCCAGGCAATTCTGCCATGCACCTCGACCGGGGTTTTCTTCTCATCGGGCAAACAGAATTTAAGCAGTAGCAACTCGCCAGTCTGAGCCGTAGGTTGACACTCCAGAAACATACCACCACTGCTGATATCAATGCAACGACCCATCATACGCCGGCCACGACAGGTATAGTCAACGATAATCTGACAGTTCCTGCGTGGTTCACGTCGATCGATACTGACCAGGAAGCGATGCCCGGAAGCTAAGAAGAGACGACGATCGAGCGGTTTGGGCAAATAATCCTCCGCACCGGAAGCGCGCGCTTTTGCCTCATCGGTAGCAGGATCATCCCCTCCTATCAGGACAACAGGTATCTCACGCAAATCAGGGTCAGACTTAAAGGCACGGCAGCAATCGTAGCCATTCATCTCCGGCATATCAACATCCATATAGACGAGGTTGGGTTGATGTTCCCTGGCCAACAACAGGGCTTCTCTGGCAGAATCAGCGGGCAAGACCGTTGCAGGCGTATTGCGAAGGAATTGCCTCTCCAGTTCGATGAAAAACTTGGAGTCATCAACAATCAGGATGCAAAGCGGTGTGCCCA of the Deltaproteobacteria bacterium IMCC39524 genome contains:
- a CDS encoding response regulator, with translation MGTPLCILIVDDSKFFIELERQFLRNTPATVLPADSAREALLLAREHQPNLVYMDVDMPEMNGYDCCRAFKSDPDLREIPVVLIGGDDPATDEAKARASGAEDYLPKPLDRRLFLASGHRFLVSIDRREPRRNCQIIVDYTCRGRRMMGRCIDISSGGMFLECQPTAQTGELLLLKFCLPDEKKTPVEVHGRIAWANANGSIIKEGFPLGYGVEFVDIAVSVGTALRRCFGT